In Halostella salina, a single window of DNA contains:
- a CDS encoding ZIP family metal transporter, with the protein MSINKQTSVINTVRGTSGIGVVAVALLVGMTAFVALFAGETTGAGKVVGISWVAFAAMAGAAPLGARSAGNERALTLVWGYGLASGAMVTSAAVFLLPQAFGLHPKIGGFGVAAGLLAGFGAHTVGHRFTHVDFGFDHTAIELSAHALSAGAIIGIIYGNMPELGPLLGLAIVSHKGPAGYAAARRLAADGRSVSVLLLPAAGVGLTAIPSALIELPANQTVNAAVFGFAAGVFLHVAMDFLPECELGGEVYEVAQVSDDAHSLLDRLRLHAVGSTAVGAVVVFLAWLSLS; encoded by the coding sequence ATGAGTATTAACAAGCAAACTAGTGTTATTAACACTGTCCGGGGAACCTCGGGCATCGGCGTCGTTGCGGTGGCGCTGCTGGTCGGGATGACGGCCTTCGTCGCGCTGTTCGCCGGCGAGACGACGGGTGCCGGAAAGGTCGTGGGCATCTCGTGGGTCGCCTTCGCCGCGATGGCCGGTGCCGCGCCGCTTGGCGCGCGCAGCGCCGGCAACGAGCGCGCGCTGACGCTCGTGTGGGGGTACGGCCTCGCCAGCGGCGCGATGGTGACGAGCGCCGCCGTGTTCCTGCTCCCGCAGGCGTTCGGGCTGCATCCGAAGATCGGCGGCTTCGGCGTCGCCGCCGGGCTGCTGGCCGGCTTCGGCGCACACACCGTCGGCCACCGCTTCACCCACGTCGACTTCGGCTTCGACCACACCGCGATCGAACTGTCGGCCCACGCGCTGTCGGCCGGCGCGATCATCGGGATCATCTACGGCAACATGCCCGAACTCGGGCCGCTGCTCGGACTGGCTATCGTCTCACACAAGGGACCGGCAGGCTACGCTGCCGCCCGCCGCCTCGCCGCGGACGGCCGCTCGGTCTCGGTGCTGCTCCTGCCAGCCGCCGGCGTCGGCCTCACCGCCATCCCGTCGGCGCTGATAGAGCTCCCGGCCAACCAGACGGTCAACGCCGCGGTGTTCGGATTCGCCGCCGGCGTGTTCCTCCACGTCGCGATGGACTTCCTCCCCGAGTGCGAACTCGGCGGCGAGGTGTACGAGGTGGCGCAGGTGAGCGACGACGCCCACAGCCTGCTGGACCGCCTCCGCCTCCACGCGGTCGGCAGCACCGCGGTCGGCGCAGTCGTCGTGTTCCTCGCGTGGCTATCCCTCAGCTGA
- a CDS encoding COG1470 family protein: protein MQRRRLLGALTAGIGAFGGCLSRLDGDATDRTDTTTDSGDGSTDGVRVTDVTVAPALVGANSPDSVGTYGDRDEQYVLATVAASELQAPPPDEFALAAGGEAYRARTEVGYGSRLWERDEPYGEDANFEGWLAFRLPNPLDADEVAIGWEDGEHVLGDDAVAALTRPPTAWKVREFAAPDSVALGEEATVSLTVENTGDADGTFVGAVNRVGPWIAYAPQTATSIDVAAGETASWEFSHTVDEDRAGGDADERSMRFHLHWRGEKLTREVTVEME from the coding sequence ATGCAACGACGACGCCTGCTCGGCGCGCTCACCGCCGGCATCGGCGCGTTCGGGGGCTGTCTCTCCCGGCTCGACGGCGACGCGACCGACCGGACGGACACGACGACGGACTCCGGGGACGGGTCGACCGACGGCGTCCGGGTGACCGACGTGACGGTCGCGCCCGCGCTCGTCGGGGCGAACTCCCCGGACTCCGTCGGAACGTACGGCGACCGGGACGAGCAGTACGTCCTCGCGACCGTGGCGGCAAGCGAGCTACAGGCCCCGCCGCCCGACGAGTTCGCGCTCGCCGCCGGCGGAGAGGCGTATCGAGCGCGAACGGAAGTCGGCTACGGCAGTCGGCTCTGGGAGCGCGACGAGCCGTACGGCGAGGATGCGAACTTCGAGGGCTGGCTCGCGTTCCGCCTCCCGAACCCCCTCGATGCGGATGAGGTCGCTATCGGCTGGGAAGACGGCGAACACGTCCTCGGCGACGACGCCGTCGCGGCACTCACGCGGCCGCCGACCGCCTGGAAGGTTCGGGAGTTCGCCGCACCGGACTCGGTCGCGCTGGGCGAGGAAGCGACCGTCTCGCTGACCGTCGAGAACACGGGTGACGCCGACGGCACGTTCGTCGGCGCGGTCAACCGCGTCGGTCCGTGGATCGCGTACGCGCCGCAGACGGCCACCTCGATCGACGTGGCGGCCGGCGAGACGGCGTCGTGGGAGTTCAGCCACACTGTCGACGAGGACCGCGCCGGCGGCGACGCCGACGAGCGCTCGATGCGGTTTCACCTCCACTGGCGCGGCGAGAAGCTGACCCGCGAAGTGACCGTCGAGATGGAGTGA
- the ppc gene encoding phosphoenolpyruvate carboxylase: MRLHNREVRQDVRELGALLGDVLADQASQSAFETVETLRTSAIDYRADELDSRAPLQNELDGLTPELESVVARAFTTYFELINLAEERERVRAIRTGSHEGDLEDSLEAATAELSDADPETVEQVLDDVLIEPTFTAHPTEARRKTVKSKLRQVANHLETLDERLLTDKERGQVERDIDAEVTSLWQTPQVRKRRPNPEDEARNVQWYLENTLFDVVGEVYDELEDAFDEEFAESIDVPKLFEFRSWAGSDRDGNPYVTTEVTENTLERQRAVVLERYREQLKELSGVLSQDGSRIDVGERFEKSLAADRERLPGIADEAEERYPGEPYRQKLKLMRERLDRVGDVRPGGYEDVSELQDDLAVLAESLRANGADSVAEAHVDPLTRRVDTFGFSLASLDLRDHQENHTEAVAEALAREGIDYESMSEDERMETLTEAVLQDERVVDVSDHSGVSDTAARVLERFDTLAEWHREYGIQAIDTYAISMTDEPSHVMEVLFLADQADVVELPGHCGLDIVPLLETERALSGARRIMGTLFENEAYAQALAARGNTQEIMLGYSDSNKENGFLAANWSLYKNQRHLAEICDDFDVTMRLFHGRGGSISRGGGPMNDALLALPNETITGQVKFTEQGEAIAEKYANPRVAERNIEQMLNAQLRARYRAMNNPTEDIEDEWVEAMDLMADAAREEYRDLLETDGFVSYFGQATPIAVIEDLNLGSRPASRSGERNVEDLRAIPWVFSWTQSRCILPGWYALATGLRAYLDDGGDVETLREMYEEWPFFRTTLDNAAMALGRTDMEIAAEYADLAEADLRERFFPRVTEEYEDAVDLVTEIAGRDHTIARDWLRESLRRRNPYVDPLNLLQTHLLRQTHRTEEEERTLRLTVKGIAAGMKNTG, from the coding sequence ATGCGATTGCACAACAGGGAGGTACGCCAGGACGTCCGGGAGCTCGGGGCGCTCCTCGGGGACGTGCTGGCCGACCAGGCGTCCCAGTCGGCGTTCGAGACGGTCGAGACGCTCCGGACCTCGGCCATCGACTACCGGGCGGACGAACTCGACTCGCGAGCCCCGCTCCAGAACGAACTCGACGGGCTGACGCCCGAGCTGGAGAGCGTCGTCGCCCGCGCGTTCACCACCTACTTCGAGCTGATCAACCTCGCGGAGGAGCGCGAGCGCGTCCGGGCGATCCGAACTGGATCACACGAGGGCGACCTTGAGGACAGCCTGGAGGCGGCCACGGCGGAGCTGTCCGACGCCGACCCCGAGACGGTCGAGCAGGTGCTCGACGACGTGCTCATCGAGCCGACGTTCACCGCGCACCCGACCGAGGCGCGCCGGAAGACGGTGAAATCGAAGCTCCGGCAGGTCGCCAACCACCTGGAGACGCTGGACGAGCGCCTGCTCACCGACAAGGAACGCGGGCAGGTCGAGCGCGACATCGACGCCGAGGTGACGAGCCTCTGGCAGACGCCGCAGGTCCGCAAGCGCCGTCCCAACCCGGAGGACGAAGCGCGCAACGTCCAGTGGTACCTGGAGAACACGCTGTTCGACGTGGTCGGCGAGGTGTACGACGAACTCGAGGACGCCTTCGACGAGGAGTTCGCCGAGTCGATCGACGTGCCGAAGCTGTTCGAGTTCCGGTCGTGGGCCGGGAGCGACCGCGACGGCAACCCGTACGTGACGACCGAGGTGACCGAGAACACGCTGGAGCGCCAGCGCGCCGTCGTCCTCGAACGCTACCGCGAGCAGCTGAAGGAGCTGTCGGGCGTCCTCAGCCAGGACGGGAGCCGGATCGACGTGGGCGAGCGCTTCGAGAAGTCGCTGGCCGCCGACCGCGAGCGCCTGCCCGGCATCGCCGACGAGGCCGAGGAGCGCTACCCCGGCGAGCCCTACCGGCAGAAGCTGAAGCTGATGCGCGAGCGCCTCGACCGCGTCGGCGACGTGCGCCCCGGCGGCTACGAGGACGTGAGCGAACTGCAGGACGACCTCGCCGTGCTGGCCGAGAGCCTGCGCGCCAACGGGGCCGACAGCGTCGCCGAGGCCCACGTCGACCCGCTGACCCGCCGCGTCGACACGTTCGGGTTCAGCCTGGCGAGCCTCGACCTGCGCGACCACCAGGAGAACCACACCGAGGCCGTCGCCGAGGCGCTGGCCCGCGAGGGTATCGACTACGAGTCGATGTCCGAGGACGAGCGCATGGAGACGCTGACCGAGGCCGTCCTCCAGGACGAGCGGGTCGTCGACGTGAGCGACCACAGCGGCGTCTCCGACACGGCAGCGCGCGTGCTGGAGCGGTTCGACACCCTCGCTGAGTGGCACCGGGAGTACGGCATCCAGGCCATCGACACCTACGCTATCTCGATGACCGACGAGCCGAGCCACGTGATGGAGGTGCTGTTCCTCGCGGACCAGGCCGACGTGGTCGAACTGCCGGGCCACTGCGGGCTGGACATCGTCCCGCTGCTGGAGACCGAGCGCGCGCTGTCCGGCGCACGCCGGATCATGGGGACGCTGTTCGAGAACGAGGCGTACGCCCAGGCGCTTGCCGCCCGCGGGAACACCCAGGAGATCATGCTGGGCTACTCCGACTCGAACAAGGAGAACGGCTTCCTCGCGGCCAACTGGTCGCTGTACAAGAACCAGCGCCACCTCGCCGAGATCTGCGACGACTTCGACGTCACGATGCGGCTGTTCCACGGCCGCGGCGGCTCCATCTCCCGCGGCGGCGGCCCGATGAACGACGCCCTGCTCGCCCTGCCCAACGAGACGATCACCGGGCAGGTGAAGTTCACCGAACAGGGCGAGGCGATCGCCGAGAAGTACGCCAACCCCCGGGTCGCGGAGCGCAACATCGAGCAGATGCTCAACGCCCAGCTCCGGGCGCGCTACCGGGCGATGAACAACCCGACCGAGGACATCGAGGACGAGTGGGTCGAGGCGATGGACCTGATGGCCGACGCCGCCCGCGAGGAGTACCGTGACCTGCTGGAGACCGACGGCTTCGTCTCGTACTTCGGACAGGCGACGCCCATCGCCGTCATCGAGGACCTCAACCTCGGCTCCCGGCCGGCCTCCCGGTCGGGCGAGCGCAACGTCGAGGACCTGCGGGCGATCCCGTGGGTGTTCTCGTGGACCCAGTCGCGCTGCATCCTGCCGGGCTGGTACGCGCTGGCGACCGGGCTCCGGGCGTACCTCGACGACGGCGGCGACGTGGAGACGCTGCGCGAGATGTACGAGGAGTGGCCGTTCTTCCGGACGACGCTCGACAACGCGGCGATGGCGCTGGGCCGCACCGACATGGAGATCGCAGCCGAGTACGCCGATCTGGCCGAGGCCGACCTGCGCGAGCGGTTCTTCCCGCGCGTGACCGAGGAGTACGAGGACGCCGTCGACCTCGTCACGGAGATCGCCGGCCGCGACCATACGATCGCTCGCGACTGGCTCCGCGAGAGCCTGCGCCGCCGGAACCCGTACGTCGACCCGCTGAACCTGCTCCAGACGCACCTGCTCCGGCAGACTCACCGGACCGAGGAGGAGGAGCGGACGCTCCGCCTGACGGTGAAGGGGATCGCCGCCGGGATGAAAAACACCGGGTAG